One genomic region from Nymphalis io chromosome 18, ilAglIoxx1.1, whole genome shotgun sequence encodes:
- the LOC126775252 gene encoding TWiK family of potassium channels protein 7-like produces MINMVEDGSRDSSKRALRKNEPSIIDEPNCCFISRREDSTLFCCRCAHKRRASPLTCLAICFLVLTYNLLGGFLFLAIEGNSLPQETSVAASKPNLSQSQSGDLRSRTVERLWSITEDLNILYKENWTKLAAKELMDFQRVLMKSMQTGDTPSISTHYDAIDYRWTFAGSFLYALTLITTIGHGSVTPKSSIGKVVAILYACVGIPLIMLYLSTIGEALARNFRALYSKLCPARLKSGDFHSKADCLSRYSLPGVECKQFVDCDKKEKLYDRQKRTPFQAALNLDSLNGGYHWTCRDHTRVPIVLSLLLIILYIAIGTFLFHTTERWNLIDGCYFSFSSLATIGFGHLRPGSYASTVSAKAEDIAIGVCCIYILVGIVVVAMCFNLIQEDMSSALRGFTALCTGNSKTRAVHSVEKCDENISMAVVS; encoded by the exons ATGATCAACATGGtagaggacggcagccgggactCGTCCAAGCGTGCTCTGCGAAAAAACGAACCGTCCATAATCGATGAACCCAACTGCTGTTTTATCTCACGTCGAGAAGACTCGACGCTGTTTTGCTGCAGATGCGCTCACAAAAGGCGCGCTTCACCACTCACATGTCTAGCGATATGCTTCCTAGTTCTGACCTACAACTTGCTCGGAGGGTTTCTATTTCTTGCTATAGAAGGCAACTCTTTACCACAAGAGACATCAGTCGCAGCATCAAAACCGAATTTAAGTCAGTCGCAGAGTGGCGACCTCCGTTCGAGAACTGTCGAACGCCTCTGGTCTATAACAGAAGACCTAAACAtactttataaagaaaattggACAAAGCTAGCCGCTAAAGAGTTAATGGACTTCCAAAGAGTTCTAATGAAATCGATGCAGACTGGAGACACCCCTAGTATCTCGACCCACTATGACGCCATCGACTATCGCTGGACTTTTGCTGGCAGTTTTCTTTACGCACTAACTTTGATCACAACAATTG GTCATGGAAGCGTAACTCCAAAATCATCAATAGGCAAGGTTGTGGCGATACTGTATGCATGTGTGGGCATACCACTAATAATGCTGTACTTATCGACTATCGGCGAGGCGCTAGCGAGGAATTTCCGCGCTCTCTACTCAAAACTTTGCCCAGCGCGCCTTAAAAGTGGTGACTTTCATTCAAAAGCAGATTGCCTGAGCAGGTACTCTCTGCCTGGCGTCGAGTGCAAGCAATTTGTCGATTgtgataaaaaagaaaaactttatgaTCGTCAAAAGCGAACGCCATTTCAAGCCGCTTTAAATCTCGACAGTTTAAATGGAGGTTATCATTGGACGTGCCGGGACCACACGCGAGTGCCAATCGTACTTAGTTTACTTTTAATCATTCTGTATATAGCTATTGGCACGTTCTTATTTCATACCACTGAAAGATGGAACTTAATAGACGGATGCTATTTTTCCTTTTCAAGTCTCGCGACGATAGGTTTTGGACATTTAAGGCCCGGGTCATACGCAAGCACCGTGTCAGCGAAGGCGGAGGACATCGCCATAGGcgtttgttgtatatatattctaGTGGGTATAGTAGTGGTAGCTATGTGTTTTAATCTTATTCAAGAGGACATGAGCTCGGCTCTCCGCGGCTTTACCGCCCTCTGTACAGGAAACTCAAAAACTCGTGCAGTGCATAGTGTAGAAAAATGCGATGAAAATATTTCCATGGCTGTCGTATCCTGA